In a genomic window of Phycodurus eques isolate BA_2022a chromosome 2, UOR_Pequ_1.1, whole genome shotgun sequence:
- the sdr42e1 gene encoding short-chain dehydrogenase/reductase family 42E member 1 isoform X1 encodes MSYVHKITSQTSVMETARAETCLITGGCGYFGYRLAAHLHKNGAKVILFDVIHPKEDVPERITFVQGDIRSYAQVASAVSGVDCVFHVASYGMSGREQLERLHIEEVNIEGTRNVVEACIQCSVPRLVYTSTFNVVFGGQEIQNGDESLPYLPLHLHPDHYSRTKSIAEMAVLKANGTALKDGFGILRTCALRPAGIYGPGEQRHLPRVVGYIEKGIFKFIYGKAGSLVEFVHVDNLVSAHALAAAALTAQRCHCAAGQAYFISDSRPVNNFEFFRPLVEGLGYPFPTLRLPVALVYFAAFLIETVHRLVAPFYDFQPLLTRTEVYKTGVTHYFSTAKAEAQLGYRPKEYDLDEVVRWFRSRGYGRKRQSSHVSRKVVNLLVVAAFMAAVLSFLPVVAS; translated from the exons ATGTCTTATGTTCATAAAATAACATCTCAGACATCCGTAATGGAAACTGCGCGTGCGGAAACCTGCTTGATAACAGGAGGATGTGGATACTTTGGCTATCG CCTGGCAGCCCACCTGCATAAAAACGGCGCCAAGGTCATCCTGTTTGATGTCATCCATCCAAAGGAAGATGTACCAGAGAGAATTACGTTTGTCCAAGGAGATATCCGCAGCTACGCGCAGGTGGCGAGTGCGGTCTCCGGTGTGGACTGTGTGTTCCATGTGGCCTCATACGGCATGTCTGGCCGAGAGCAGCTGGAGCGGCTTCACATCGAGGAGGTAAACATAGAAGGCACCCGTAACGTCGTGGAGGCCTGCATTCAGTGCAGCGTACCGCGGCTCGTCTACACCAGCACCTTCAACGTGGTCTTCGGAGGTCAGGAGATACAAAACGGAGACGAGAGCCTCCCGTACCTGCCGCTCCATCTCCACCCGGACCACTATTCCCGGACTAAGTCCATTGCGGAGATGGCTGTCCTCAAAGCTAATGGAACGGCGCTGAAGGATGGTTTTGGGATCCTGAGGACATGTGCCCTGCGCCCGGCCGGAATTTACGGGCCCGGGGAGCAGAGGCACCTCCCCAGGGTTGTGGGCTACATCGAAAAAGGGATCTTCAAGTTCATCTATGGGAAAGCCGGTAGTTTGGTGGAGTTTGTCCACGTGGACAATTTGGTCTCAGCGCACGCGCTCGCCGCCGCTGCTCTGACCGCCCAGAGGTGCCACTGCGCCGCCGGCCAGGCCTACTTCATCTCCGACAGCCGTCCCGTCAACAACTTTGAGTTCTTCAGACCCCTGGTGGAAGGTTTAGGATACCCTTTCCCAACGCTGCGCCTTCCTGTCGCCCTGGTTTATTTCGCCGCTTTCCTCATTGAAACCGTCCACCGCCTCGTGGCACCATTCTACGATTTCCAGCCGCTGCTGACACGCACCGAGGTCTACAAGACAGGGGTGACGCACTACTTCAGCACAGCCAAGGCCGAGGCCCAGCTGGGGTACCGGCCCAAGGAGTACGACCTGGACGAGGTTGTTCGGTGGTTCCGGAGCAGGGGGTATGGGAGAAAACGGCAAAGTTCTCATGTCAGTCGAAAGGTGGTGAACCTTCTGGTCGTTGCTGCATTTATGGCCGCGGTTCTCTCATTTCTACCAGTTGTCGCCAGCTGA
- the LOC133397884 gene encoding arylamine N-acetyltransferase, pineal gland isozyme NAT-10-like produces the protein MNLEEYFQRIGFQGPRNKADLATLKLIHKCHIMSVCFENLDMHCGGRIVMDIEVIFDKIVCRGRGGWCMENNLLLSWVLREMGYEVTMLAARVFNRTISDFSPMEGHLINRVVIDGKSYIEDVSFGVSSQLWEPLELVSGKEQVQVPGTFRLTDKGDLWILEKTDRKLEILNPDFADSNLVNRQPTRTLYCFTLTPRDVGYFMDTSHILQTDPASLFINKSICSLQTPTGFRALIGWTFSEVTYQAERGVDVYDMKNMPDEEMESLLRDKFNIRLPNKLQPVNTQHKYTL, from the coding sequence ATGAACCTCGAGGAGTACTTCCAAAGAATCGGGTTCCAGGGCCCGCGCAACAAAGCGGACCTCGCCACACTGAAGCTGATTCACAAGTGCCACATCATGTCCGTCTGCTTCGAAAACCTTGACATGCACTGCGGCGGCAGGATTGTCATGGACATTGAAGTCATCTTTGACAAAATAGTCTGTCGAGGCCGTGGCGGCTGGTGCATGGAGAACAACTTGCTGCTGTCCTGGGTGCTTAGAGAAATGGGCTACGAGGTCACCATGTTGGCTGCCAGGGTGTTCAAccgcaccatcagtgacttttccCCCATGGAAGGTCACCTCATTAACAGGGTGGTGATTGACGGGAAATCCTACATAGAAGATGTCAGCTTCGGGGTGTCGTCGCAACTGTGGGAGCCTCTGGAGCTCGTCTCCGGGAAGGAGCAAGTCCAGGTGCCGGGCACTTTCCGTCTCACGGATAAAGGGGACTTGTGGATTCTGGAGAAGACTGACAGGAAGCTGGAGATTCTCAATCCAGACTTCGCCGATTCCAATCTGGTGAACAGGCAGCCGACCAGGACCTTGTACTGCTTCACCCTGACGCCCCGCGACGTCGGATATTTCATGGACACCAGCCACATTCTCCAGACGGATCCTGCATCGCTGTTCATCAACAAGTCCATCTGCTCCCTGCAAACACCCACGGGCTTCAGGGCCTTGATTGGCTGGACCTTCAGTGAGGTCACCTACCAGGCCGAGCGGGGCGTGGACGTCTACGATATGAAGAACATGCCCGATGAGGAGATGGAGAGCCTTCTGAGAGACAAGTTCAACATCCGTTTGCCCAACAAACTTCAGCCTGTGAACACTCAACATAAGTATACACTCTAA
- the sdr42e1 gene encoding short-chain dehydrogenase/reductase family 42E member 1 isoform X2, whose amino-acid sequence METARAETCLITGGCGYFGYRLAAHLHKNGAKVILFDVIHPKEDVPERITFVQGDIRSYAQVASAVSGVDCVFHVASYGMSGREQLERLHIEEVNIEGTRNVVEACIQCSVPRLVYTSTFNVVFGGQEIQNGDESLPYLPLHLHPDHYSRTKSIAEMAVLKANGTALKDGFGILRTCALRPAGIYGPGEQRHLPRVVGYIEKGIFKFIYGKAGSLVEFVHVDNLVSAHALAAAALTAQRCHCAAGQAYFISDSRPVNNFEFFRPLVEGLGYPFPTLRLPVALVYFAAFLIETVHRLVAPFYDFQPLLTRTEVYKTGVTHYFSTAKAEAQLGYRPKEYDLDEVVRWFRSRGYGRKRQSSHVSRKVVNLLVVAAFMAAVLSFLPVVAS is encoded by the exons ATGGAAACTGCGCGTGCGGAAACCTGCTTGATAACAGGAGGATGTGGATACTTTGGCTATCG CCTGGCAGCCCACCTGCATAAAAACGGCGCCAAGGTCATCCTGTTTGATGTCATCCATCCAAAGGAAGATGTACCAGAGAGAATTACGTTTGTCCAAGGAGATATCCGCAGCTACGCGCAGGTGGCGAGTGCGGTCTCCGGTGTGGACTGTGTGTTCCATGTGGCCTCATACGGCATGTCTGGCCGAGAGCAGCTGGAGCGGCTTCACATCGAGGAGGTAAACATAGAAGGCACCCGTAACGTCGTGGAGGCCTGCATTCAGTGCAGCGTACCGCGGCTCGTCTACACCAGCACCTTCAACGTGGTCTTCGGAGGTCAGGAGATACAAAACGGAGACGAGAGCCTCCCGTACCTGCCGCTCCATCTCCACCCGGACCACTATTCCCGGACTAAGTCCATTGCGGAGATGGCTGTCCTCAAAGCTAATGGAACGGCGCTGAAGGATGGTTTTGGGATCCTGAGGACATGTGCCCTGCGCCCGGCCGGAATTTACGGGCCCGGGGAGCAGAGGCACCTCCCCAGGGTTGTGGGCTACATCGAAAAAGGGATCTTCAAGTTCATCTATGGGAAAGCCGGTAGTTTGGTGGAGTTTGTCCACGTGGACAATTTGGTCTCAGCGCACGCGCTCGCCGCCGCTGCTCTGACCGCCCAGAGGTGCCACTGCGCCGCCGGCCAGGCCTACTTCATCTCCGACAGCCGTCCCGTCAACAACTTTGAGTTCTTCAGACCCCTGGTGGAAGGTTTAGGATACCCTTTCCCAACGCTGCGCCTTCCTGTCGCCCTGGTTTATTTCGCCGCTTTCCTCATTGAAACCGTCCACCGCCTCGTGGCACCATTCTACGATTTCCAGCCGCTGCTGACACGCACCGAGGTCTACAAGACAGGGGTGACGCACTACTTCAGCACAGCCAAGGCCGAGGCCCAGCTGGGGTACCGGCCCAAGGAGTACGACCTGGACGAGGTTGTTCGGTGGTTCCGGAGCAGGGGGTATGGGAGAAAACGGCAAAGTTCTCATGTCAGTCGAAAGGTGGTGAACCTTCTGGTCGTTGCTGCATTTATGGCCGCGGTTCTCTCATTTCTACCAGTTGTCGCCAGCTGA